From the Bacillus sp. FJAT-22090 genome, the window ATTCCAGTTGAATTACTTGAAGTAATTGACGGAGATACAATTAAAGTAAATTATAAGGGAAATACCGAAACAATTCGATATTTACTTATTGACACACCTGAAATAAATCATAAACAACTTGGAAAACAGCCTTTTAGTGAAGAAGCAAAGAATCGTAACAAAGAAATACTAAGCAACGGAAATTTAACAATTGAATTCCACGTAGGAAATCGATTTGATAATTACGGTCGCATGCTTGCCTATATTTACATAGATGGAGTAAGTGTTCAAGAAACTCTTTTAGAAGAAGGTTTAGCACGTGTTGCTTACTTATTTCCGCCAAACACAAGGTATTCAGACGACTTTGAAAAAGCATCTAATATTGCGGAGAAAGGGAAAGTTGGAGTATGGGAAACCCCCAACTATGTTACTTCACGTGGTTTTGATTCTTCTGTGTTAGTCGAAGATAAGAATTCTTCCAGAGAGCCAATTGGTAAATGTTTGATTAAAGGAAACATTAGTAGAGAAGGCAAGAAAATTTTTCATGTTCCTAGTGGAAATAATTATGATGCAACTAAACCGGAAGAATGGTTTTGCACAGAAGAGGAAGCAATTAAAGCAGGCTTTAGTAAAGCTAGAGAATATTAAAGCGCTTCTATTATAAGTTACTTGTGTGTTTTTACAGATAATAGGAGAAACACAAAGTCGCGTCCGAGGATACAATTCGGACGCGACTCTGTTATTTTATTTGTTATTGTTGATATTGACCCTTGCAGCTTTGTTGTTCAAATTTTGACATTTTTAAAAGACTTTATAGAAACGAATGGTACTGTATCTCTGATGCACCTTACACCTGCAGGCAGCACGAAGGGCCTAAAAAACTTACGTTATAAATGACGTAATTGTTTTTTGAATATAAAGTGCCTTATTTCTCTTTGTCATTTTATTAAATCACCATATATCGGCTTAAATTGAGGGTTTCTTGGGTTGTATTATGGGGATTAACTACCTGCATTTACTTAAATTTAGAGGTCCAGACAAAAAGCGAGTATGTGAATGAAATGACGTTCACATACTCGCTAAAAAAATATCTTGATTAGTTCTTCAGTGCCCTCGGTAGCACGAAGAAAGCCCCCAATGCAGTAGCGACTCCTCCGCGGAGGCACATGCGTAGAGAGCGACAAGCGGAAGCTCGGTCAGCACTAATGCCTATCGATTAGTACAGTGCCCTTTCATTCTTTAAATATCAATAATGAACTATTTAAGTTCGAGATCCTTTAACCTTTGTTTCAGGTGCAGTTTCTTCTGGAGGGATATCCTCAAATGTTTCGTTTGCCTCTGCTAAATCACGTGTTCGATGTGCTAAACGAGAAGCCGCGCTTGCAGCAATACTGGCAACTATATCATCTAAAAATGTATGGATAGTGCCTGTCTCTGCCTTTGTGTCCAATTTTGAAATAATACCGATTTTATTTTTATCTAAATGACCAAAAGTTGTCACTGCAATACTTCCATACGTATACACTGCTCCTAGAGCAATCGTTTCATCTATACCAAATAACCCTTCGTCTGCTTCTACAATCTGTTGCAATGGCTCCGATAATAACTTTTTCTCAGCTAGTTCATCTAGCTCAATCCCTACTAAAATGGCATGCTGCATTTCTCTTTTCTTTAAAACACTTTTAATCGACTCGATACAATGCTCAATTGTTAGACCTTTATTGTATGGAAATTGCATTTCATAAACGATTTTAGCAATCTCTTCGATTGTCACACCTCTTCGAAGTAATGCATCATTTGCAGCTTTCTCAACAGTCCGTGAATGTACTTTTGATGTCTGTCTGTCCAATTTAATTAACCCCTTTATTTATCTGATTTATTTTGAACTCAGCGCTGTCCCATATTCATAACCATCGAAATAATAATCTTTCAAATTTTCTAGTTGTTGTTCATTATACCTCTCTTCATGTATATGTTACAATTTCTATACAACATGATTATTGTAGGAGGTTCTTTATGAATAAAGGAGTTGTAAAAGATCTAACACTTTTTAGTGAATCTTTACAAGAAGAAATGCAGTTACTTATATACTTACCACCAAATTATTCGCCATTATATAAATACAGTGTACTTATTGCAAATGACGGTAAAGACTATTTTCAATTGGGAAGAATTTCTCGAGTGGCTGACGAGCTGTATGAAGAAAATGAAATTGAAAACCTTATTATTGTTGGTATTCCATATAAAAATGTGAAAGATCGTAGAGCAAAATATCATCCGGACGGAGAAAAGCATAAAGCGTACATACGTTTTTTAGCGCATGAACTCGTTCCTTATATTGATGCCAATTATCCTACCTATCAAATGGGTTTAGGCAGAGCACTAATCGGTGATTCACTTGCTGCTACAGTATCCTTACTTACGGCTTTACAATATCCTAATACATTTGGCAAAGTTATTTTACATTCTCCTCTAGTAAATGAGTATGTATTGAATCAAGTTGAAAAACATAAAGAAATACATGCATTTTCACTTTATCATGTCATCGGCTTGGAAGAGACAGATGTTAAAACAGGAGATGGACTAATCACAGACTTTGTCACACCAAATAGATCTTTGCATAATTTATTCATAAAAAAAGGATTTACGACATTTTATGACGAATTAGATGGAAACCACACTTGGAAGCTTTGGCAACCAGATATAAGGCGTTCACTAAAAAACAATTTCGGCTTGTAAATATTTTTTTGTTATAATGATAAGGTGATCTGTTACAAAAATTCGAGGAGGTAATGAAAAATGAAATACGGAATAGTTGCTTTCCCATCAAAAAAAGTGCAAGATTTTGCTAATTCTTATAGGAAACGTTATGACCCGCACTACGCACTTATAACACCACATATGACGATAAAAGGTGTATTTGAAGCAGACGAAAAGGAAATTAAAACAGTGGCTGAACAAGTAGCTCAAGTGGTTAGTAAGCATAAGCCATTTACATTAAAGACTTCTAAAGTGAGTTCTTTTGCTCCTGTAACAAATGCTATTTACTTTAAAGTAGAGCCTACAAATGAGCTATTAGCACTTCATGAGGATTTAAATGCTATTGAATATAACGATGAAGCAAATTATACGTTTGTACCTCACATTACTATTGCTCAAAAAATGAATTCTAGTGAACATGACGACATTTATCCACAGTTAAAAATGATTGGTGCGGAATTTGAAGAAGAAATTGATCGACTTCATTTACTTTATCAATTAGAAGACGGTTCTTGGACTGTTTATGAAACATTTAGATTGTCTGGAGCTGAATAATCCTTGGTTTATGCAAAATTAGTTGAAACAGAAAAAGAATATCAAGATGCCATACTCATTAGAAGAAAAGTTTTTGTAGAAGAACAAGATGTGCCGCTTCATATGGAATTAGATGAATATGATCAAACCGCTACTCACTTTGTGGCATATGATGGAGAAACACCTTTTGGTGCAGGAAGAATTCGTACAGTTGAATCTTCTATTGGAAAAGTAGAACGGGTCTGTATACTTCCTAAATACCGAGGAAAAAATTATGGTAATTTGATGATGCAATGTATGGAAGAATATGCGCAATCGAAAGATTACGATAAACTAAAACTTAATGCACAAAGTCATGCTATTCCATTTTATGAGAAAAGAAATTACATGATTACATCTCCAGAATTTTTAGAAGCAGGAATTCCTCATCGTGCAATGGAGAAGAAACTAATTAAAAACAATTGATTTTAAAGCGGGATGATTATTCATCCTGCTTTTTTATGCATTTGATTTCAATAATCGGTAGCATTTTCACCTAGTTTCACATATACATATTAAGAACGATTAAACAATAAAACTGTGTATTTAAATTGATGCTCATTGAAAGTATATATAAATTCCACTGCTTTTTCTTGAATCTTTGGGCTTTGCTATAATACAAATTCTGATTGATCGAATGCCTTAACTACAAATTTAATATTCACTCATATAGATTCTTTTTAAACGCATCTAATCAATGTTTTGAAGGGATCTTTTTTCATTGAACAAAGAGATTAGCAGGAAAATTTTTTAGAATTTCCTGCTTTTCTACTTTATATTGCCCATCCGATAACGTGTTCTTTTAGAGTTAATACCTAGGATTAAAATAAAATTATTAGTAAATACAGTCTCCAACCTTCCAATTTAAGATTTTAATTAGAAAATACCATTTGTACCCAGAAAAATAAAAGAGCAAGCGTTACAATAGTGGTTATTGGTATAACGATAATCGTTACGCTTAGATAATCTTTCCAAGTAACTTTAATTTTATTTTTTCTTAAAATATGCATCCAAATAAGGGAAGCGAGTGTTCCGATAGGTAATAATAACGATCCCATATCACTACCAATGATATTGGCAAGATAAATTGTCTTAAGGGTGATTGCATCCAGTCCCATTTCTGTTAATGAAATTGTTCCAATCATTAAAGCTGGGTGGTTATTAAACAAGTTCGAAAGTACTGATACAAGGCCCCCCATGATAAAACTTGCTTGAAATAATCCTTGATTTACAATTGGTTCAAACCACTTAACTAACAATGCTGTTAACCCTACATTATTCAAGCCATATATTATCACATACATGGAGAAAGCAAAAATTAGAATATGCCAGGGAGTCTTTTT encodes:
- a CDS encoding thermonuclease family protein, which produces MKKLLLLIIISLLFGCEEIPSNGITKTSDSTDQIPVELLEVIDGDTIKVNYKGNTETIRYLLIDTPEINHKQLGKQPFSEEAKNRNKEILSNGNLTIEFHVGNRFDNYGRMLAYIYIDGVSVQETLLEEGLARVAYLFPPNTRYSDDFEKASNIAEKGKVGVWETPNYVTSRGFDSSVLVEDKNSSREPIGKCLIKGNISREGKKIFHVPSGNNYDATKPEEWFCTEEEAIKAGFSKAREY
- a CDS encoding phosphatidylglycerophosphatase A family protein; the protein is MDRQTSKVHSRTVEKAANDALLRRGVTIEEIAKIVYEMQFPYNKGLTIEHCIESIKSVLKKREMQHAILVGIELDELAEKKLLSEPLQQIVEADEGLFGIDETIALGAVYTYGSIAVTTFGHLDKNKIGIISKLDTKAETGTIHTFLDDIVASIAASAASRLAHRTRDLAEANETFEDIPPEETAPETKVKGSRT
- a CDS encoding alpha/beta hydrolase; the encoded protein is MNKGVVKDLTLFSESLQEEMQLLIYLPPNYSPLYKYSVLIANDGKDYFQLGRISRVADELYEENEIENLIIVGIPYKNVKDRRAKYHPDGEKHKAYIRFLAHELVPYIDANYPTYQMGLGRALIGDSLAATVSLLTALQYPNTFGKVILHSPLVNEYVLNQVEKHKEIHAFSLYHVIGLEETDVKTGDGLITDFVTPNRSLHNLFIKKGFTTFYDELDGNHTWKLWQPDIRRSLKNNFGL
- a CDS encoding YjcG family protein, translating into MKYGIVAFPSKKVQDFANSYRKRYDPHYALITPHMTIKGVFEADEKEIKTVAEQVAQVVSKHKPFTLKTSKVSSFAPVTNAIYFKVEPTNELLALHEDLNAIEYNDEANYTFVPHITIAQKMNSSEHDDIYPQLKMIGAEFEEEIDRLHLLYQLEDGSWTVYETFRLSGAE
- a CDS encoding GNAT family N-acetyltransferase; translation: MVYAKLVETEKEYQDAILIRRKVFVEEQDVPLHMELDEYDQTATHFVAYDGETPFGAGRIRTVESSIGKVERVCILPKYRGKNYGNLMMQCMEEYAQSKDYDKLKLNAQSHAIPFYEKRNYMITSPEFLEAGIPHRAMEKKLIKNN